The Candidatus Omnitrophota bacterium genome includes a region encoding these proteins:
- a CDS encoding 1-acyl-sn-glycerol-3-phosphate acyltransferase has translation MLVRILCGVKHYGMENLPKKGSYMVACNHVSHLDAIAAGAFIKGNMNYMGKKELFEGRFWGWYMPKLNLINIDRDAPARGMREVIARIKKGQPIFIFPEGTRGDGSSFLEPEPGAAYLAIKHNLPVVPVYVKGTNIAFPKGARGITRHTVRVYYGESKVYHMPAGVSKNEGYKEVSRQIMNEIKLLKEKYDA, from the coding sequence ATGCTTGTCAGGATACTTTGCGGCGTTAAGCACTACGGCATGGAAAATCTGCCGAAAAAAGGTTCCTATATGGTAGCGTGCAATCATGTGAGCCATCTTGACGCTATTGCCGCGGGCGCGTTTATTAAAGGCAATATGAATTATATGGGGAAGAAAGAATTGTTTGAAGGCAGATTCTGGGGCTGGTACATGCCCAAGTTAAATCTCATAAACATTGACAGGGATGCTCCGGCTAGGGGGATGCGCGAGGTCATAGCCCGTATAAAAAAGGGCCAACCTATATTTATTTTCCCCGAAGGCACACGTGGAGACGGGAGTTCGTTTCTGGAGCCGGAACCTGGTGCGGCGTATTTGGCCATCAAACATAATTTGCCTGTCGTACCTGTTTACGTCAAAGGAACGAATATAGCGTTCCCTAAGGGTGCGCGGGGCATAACGCGACATACTGTTAGAGTTTATTACGGCGAGTCGAAAGTATATCATATGCCGGCCGGTGTCAGCAAAAATGAAGGCTATAAGGAAGTAAGCCGGCAAATAATGAACGAGATAAAACTGCTTAAAGAGAAATATGACGCGTAA
- a CDS encoding DUF1559 domain-containing protein: MVPYLSPSSVANTLEHRPDKSTVVELLMNKKAFTLIELLVVIAIIGVIAALLVPAFGKARESARCALCANNLRQIGVGFHIYLDEHEDTFPAGNSLVDIGNNCVVTVKDWTWAAIRSLASSQEEFYALRTTLLFCPSRRKEIPYWTEEYIKKFFSDYPFTDPWYTGYGYNAYFFYSYPHKRLSDIANTSETILVGECVGTHYYLFYDPQWNGISDRHAGGSNILFVDGHIKWYLKDVIITSNWW, translated from the coding sequence ATGGTACCGTACCTATCCCCAAGCTCAGTCGCAAATACCTTGGAGCACCGACCCGATAAGTCGACAGTGGTGGAATTATTAATGAATAAAAAAGCTTTTACCCTGATCGAGCTCCTCGTCGTCATCGCCATAATCGGCGTGATTGCGGCGTTACTTGTGCCGGCTTTCGGTAAAGCGCGCGAGAGTGCCCGCTGCGCTTTGTGCGCGAATAACCTTCGCCAAATCGGAGTGGGTTTTCATATTTATCTTGATGAACATGAAGATACTTTTCCTGCAGGAAATTCATTGGTGGATATAGGGAATAACTGCGTGGTGACCGTTAAAGACTGGACTTGGGCGGCAATTAGGTCTCTCGCTTCGTCTCAAGAAGAATTTTATGCGCTTCGAACAACTTTATTATTCTGCCCATCAAGAAGAAAAGAAATTCCTTATTGGACAGAAGAATACATTAAAAAATTCTTTTCTGATTACCCTTTTACAGATCCTTGGTATACGGGATATGGTTATAACGCCTATTTTTTCTACAGCTATCCTCACAAGCGCCTTTCTGATATTGCAAATACATCAGAAACAATTCTAGTCGGCGAGTGCGTAGGAACGCATTATTATTTATTCTACGATCCGCAATGGAACGGTATTTCAGACAGGCATGCTGGTGGCAGTAATATACTTTTTGTCGACGGCCATATCAAATGGTATCTAAAAGATGTTATAATAACTTCGAATTGGTGGTAA
- a CDS encoding DUF1559 domain-containing protein produces the protein MKKNAFTLIELLVVIVIIGVIAALLVPALGRAREGARRGQCANNLRQIGMGMSMYLDEHNFKFPPIFIIGGPNWWYTCLDPYLDNRNVWKCPNYKYHNYASYNYFSYGFNYWGLNILSGGEWTGKDINTVQNSAQCIMVADTYPRPGNQAYCYVYKNYIGYRHSNGTNVLFVDGHTGWYRTYPQAQSQIPWSTDPISRQWWNY, from the coding sequence ATGAAGAAAAATGCTTTCACGCTGATAGAATTACTGGTCGTTATCGTGATTATAGGCGTTATCGCGGCGCTATTAGTGCCGGCTTTAGGCAGGGCGCGGGAGGGCGCGCGTAGGGGGCAATGCGCCAATAATCTGCGCCAAATCGGCATGGGTATGTCGATGTATCTTGACGAACATAATTTCAAATTCCCTCCTATTTTTATTATCGGAGGTCCAAATTGGTGGTATACCTGCCTAGACCCATATCTTGACAATCGCAACGTCTGGAAGTGTCCCAATTATAAATATCACAATTACGCCTCCTACAATTACTTTTCCTACGGCTTTAACTACTGGGGATTAAATATTCTTTCGGGTGGTGAGTGGACGGGCAAAGATATAAATACCGTACAAAATTCTGCGCAATGCATAATGGTGGCAGATACCTACCCGCGACCAGGTAATCAGGCATACTGTTATGTTTACAAAAACTATATTGGTTATAGGCACTCAAACGGCACAAACGTTCTTTTCGTTGACGGCCATACAGGATGGTACCGTACCTATCCCCAAGCTCAGTCGCAAATACCTTGGAGCACCGACCCGATAAGTCGACAGTGGTGGAATTATTAA
- the rpsA gene encoding 30S ribosomal protein S1, producing the protein MFWKKKEEQSETAGGEDIQKVTPEQSASMSRDEMALLYEATIKDIKEGQIVKGKIIEIRLKDVVVDIGYKSEGILPMSEFPDPSKLKIGDEIEVFLDSKENENGCIVISKQKADKLQGWERIISTCKEGDIITGRPSRKVKGGLMVDIGMEAFLPASLVSLKTYSNLDEILGQELEFKIVKINRPRKNIVLSRKDVLQQRAEESKHKLLSVLEKGHVVSGVVKNITDFGAFIDLGGLDGLLHITDMNWGRISHPSEMLAIGDKIEVVVLDFNKDTNRVSLGLKQKTANPWKEVDVKYPVGSKVKGKVVNIMPYGAFMELEKGIEGLVHISELSWTKKYSHPNELLAIGDVIETVVLDIDKDNQKISLGIKQLEADPWIDVEEKFPVGTKVKGKIRNLTDYGAFVELEEGVDGLIHISEMSWTKKISQPKEVLKKGQKIEAIVLSLDSKGRKLSLGLKQLIPDPWEKIAKTYKEGYATSGKVAKITNFGIFVELENDLEGLIHVSELAEKTQAEMEAVYKVGDKIAVKVLKLDDAQRKIALALDKK; encoded by the coding sequence ATGTTTTGGAAGAAAAAAGAAGAACAATCAGAAACCGCAGGGGGGGAGGATATCCAGAAGGTAACGCCTGAGCAGAGCGCCTCAATGTCGAGAGATGAAATGGCCCTTCTCTATGAAGCGACTATAAAGGACATAAAAGAAGGCCAGATAGTCAAAGGCAAGATAATAGAGATACGGTTGAAGGACGTGGTCGTAGATATAGGTTATAAATCCGAAGGTATACTCCCGATGTCGGAATTTCCGGATCCTTCAAAGCTTAAGATCGGCGATGAAATAGAGGTATTTTTGGATTCAAAGGAAAATGAAAATGGGTGCATAGTCATATCTAAGCAAAAGGCCGATAAGTTACAGGGATGGGAGAGAATAATCTCTACCTGCAAAGAAGGCGATATAATAACCGGAAGGCCTTCGCGTAAAGTAAAAGGCGGGCTTATGGTCGATATCGGAATGGAGGCATTTTTACCGGCATCACTCGTGAGCCTTAAAACTTACTCAAACCTTGACGAGATTCTAGGCCAGGAACTGGAATTCAAGATAGTCAAAATAAACAGGCCGCGCAAGAATATAGTCTTGTCCAGAAAAGATGTCCTTCAGCAGCGAGCTGAGGAATCAAAACATAAGCTTTTGTCCGTATTAGAAAAAGGTCATGTAGTAAGCGGCGTGGTGAAGAATATAACAGACTTCGGCGCGTTCATAGACCTGGGCGGACTCGACGGGCTTTTGCATATAACGGACATGAATTGGGGCAGGATTTCGCATCCAAGTGAAATGCTCGCCATAGGCGATAAAATCGAAGTAGTAGTCCTGGATTTCAATAAGGACACAAACCGGGTTTCGCTGGGGCTGAAGCAGAAGACGGCCAACCCATGGAAAGAAGTCGATGTTAAGTATCCTGTCGGATCCAAGGTCAAGGGCAAGGTGGTAAATATTATGCCCTATGGCGCTTTTATGGAACTGGAAAAGGGCATAGAGGGGCTTGTGCATATATCGGAACTTTCGTGGACCAAAAAATACAGCCATCCTAACGAGCTTTTAGCGATAGGAGATGTAATAGAGACAGTTGTCCTTGACATCGATAAGGATAACCAGAAGATATCATTGGGGATAAAACAGCTTGAAGCAGACCCCTGGATTGACGTTGAGGAGAAATTCCCTGTCGGAACAAAAGTAAAAGGCAAGATCCGCAACCTTACGGATTACGGCGCTTTTGTGGAACTTGAAGAAGGCGTGGATGGTCTTATCCACATATCTGAGATGTCGTGGACAAAAAAGATAAGCCAGCCGAAGGAGGTTCTAAAAAAGGGCCAGAAGATAGAAGCAATTGTTTTATCTCTGGACTCAAAAGGAAGAAAACTTTCGCTTGGTCTGAAGCAGCTCATTCCTGACCCCTGGGAGAAAATAGCGAAGACATATAAAGAAGGTTATGCCACGTCCGGAAAGGTCGCGAAAATAACCAACTTTGGTATATTTGTGGAGCTTGAGAATGACTTGGAAGGGCTTATACATGTGAGTGAGCTTGCGGAGAAGACTCAGGCAGAAATGGAAGCAGTCTATAAAGTCGGCGATAAGATAGCCGTAAAAGTTCTTAAGCTCGACGACGCCCAGCGCAAGATTGCGTTGGCGTTAGATAAGAAATAA
- a CDS encoding 4-hydroxy-3-methylbut-2-enyl diphosphate reductase, whose amino-acid sequence MQKIRRNPPKLNAKPVLRSQARKQFGEGGAIQRRRICVSNFSDFCFGVKRAIAIAEGTLKNGRKPVYSLGAIIHNKEVVRRLAEKGLEVLKASPKTIKGGSLVICSHGIHPDRLKEAGSRIKIIDATCPFVKNAQKIAEKLFREGYKVIIIGDKGHPEVRSLKKFTGNKAVIISNIEEASNFKSKAGKIGIIAQTTQASGDFGLIVAEILRKAFKEARVFNTICHDADMRQKSTKAMARHNDLVIVIGGKDSANTKRLYRICRKVGAIAYHIERETELRKSWFKGINSVGVVSGASTPKWIVDEVVEKLRQF is encoded by the coding sequence ATGCAGAAGATTAGGCGGAATCCTCCGAAGCTGAACGCGAAACCTGTCCTCCGTAGCCAAGCGCGAAAGCAATTTGGCGAAGGAGGAGCAATTCAGCGAAGGAGGATATGCGTTTCAAATTTTTCCGATTTTTGTTTTGGGGTAAAGCGGGCAATAGCCATAGCCGAAGGCACGTTAAAGAACGGAAGAAAGCCCGTATATTCACTGGGCGCGATAATACATAACAAAGAAGTTGTGAGGCGCCTTGCGGAAAAGGGCCTCGAGGTACTTAAGGCTAGCCCTAAGACCATTAAAGGCGGCAGTCTTGTGATATGTTCCCACGGCATTCATCCGGATCGGCTTAAAGAAGCCGGAAGCAGGATAAAAATAATCGATGCGACGTGCCCATTTGTGAAAAATGCGCAAAAGATCGCCGAGAAACTTTTTCGTGAAGGCTATAAAGTTATTATTATAGGAGATAAAGGGCATCCCGAGGTCCGCTCGCTAAAAAAGTTCACAGGCAACAAAGCCGTAATAATCAGCAATATTGAAGAAGCCAGTAACTTTAAGTCAAAAGCCGGGAAAATCGGTATTATAGCCCAAACGACCCAGGCTAGCGGAGATTTTGGCCTGATCGTAGCTGAAATATTGAGAAAGGCATTTAAAGAAGCAAGGGTGTTTAACACGATCTGCCATGATGCTGATATGAGGCAGAAGTCAACTAAGGCAATGGCACGGCATAATGATCTTGTGATCGTGATAGGCGGGAAAGATAGCGCAAATACGAAACGGCTTTATAGGATATGCAGAAAAGTGGGTGCTATTGCCTATCACATAGAGCGAGAAACAGAGTTAAGGAAGAGTTGGTTTAAAGGCATAAATTCTGTAGGAGTGGTAAGCGGGGCATCGACCCCGAAATGGATCGTAGACGAAGTGGTAGAGAAGCTACGACAATTCTAA
- a CDS encoding tyrosine--tRNA ligase, which yields MKNSEEQLILIKRGAVEIIQEKELKVKLAKGKPLVIKAGFDPTAPDIHLGHTVLLRKMRHFQELGHEVVFLIGDYTAMIGDPSGESKTRPRLTGEEAAKNAETYKKQISKILDIKKLKVRFNSEWLDKMTARDVAALMSNYSVQRTLERDDFANRYKQQKTITMLEFLYPLLQGYDSVALKADIELGGTDQKFNLLVGRDIQRAYGQESQVVITMPLLEGLDGVQKMSKSLGNYVGINEPAKEIFGKLMSISDELMYKYYELLTDEDVEVIKKDVTSGKLHPKGAKSNLAKSIVAQYYDSAQAGKEEEDFERVFKQKELPKDIPWFEVGKEEKTLPHIMLDSGMAASASAAKRLIEQGGVTIDGKKVSDPNIKPKEGVIKVGRKFIKLLLKKK from the coding sequence ATGAAAAATAGCGAAGAGCAATTAATCCTCATTAAGCGCGGCGCGGTTGAGATAATTCAGGAAAAAGAGCTAAAGGTAAAGCTGGCGAAAGGCAAGCCGCTTGTAATTAAGGCAGGCTTTGATCCCACTGCGCCGGATATTCATTTAGGACACACCGTCCTTTTGCGCAAGATGAGGCACTTTCAGGAGTTGGGACACGAGGTTGTGTTTCTTATTGGCGATTATACAGCAATGATAGGCGACCCCAGCGGAGAATCAAAGACAAGGCCCCGACTCACAGGGGAAGAAGCGGCCAAAAACGCCGAAACCTACAAAAAGCAAATTTCTAAAATATTGGATATCAAAAAACTGAAAGTACGTTTTAACAGTGAATGGCTTGATAAGATGACGGCGCGGGATGTCGCGGCACTTATGTCCAATTATTCTGTCCAGCGTACACTGGAAAGAGATGATTTTGCTAACAGATATAAACAGCAAAAGACCATTACCATGCTTGAGTTTCTATATCCTCTTTTACAGGGGTATGATTCTGTCGCGCTTAAAGCTGATATCGAGCTCGGCGGAACCGACCAAAAGTTCAATCTACTCGTGGGGAGAGATATTCAGCGGGCATATGGTCAGGAATCGCAGGTAGTAATTACGATGCCGCTCCTTGAAGGGCTTGACGGTGTCCAGAAGATGTCGAAGTCACTCGGAAATTATGTTGGCATAAACGAGCCGGCGAAGGAGATATTCGGCAAATTAATGTCAATCTCCGACGAGCTTATGTATAAGTATTATGAGCTACTGACGGATGAAGACGTAGAGGTGATTAAAAAAGATGTGACTAGCGGCAAGTTGCATCCCAAAGGGGCAAAATCAAACCTGGCTAAAAGTATAGTGGCGCAATATTACGACTCAGCGCAAGCAGGAAAAGAAGAAGAAGATTTTGAACGAGTTTTTAAGCAGAAAGAGCTCCCAAAGGACATACCTTGGTTTGAAGTAGGGAAAGAGGAGAAGACGCTTCCGCATATTATGCTAGATTCTGGCATGGCTGCTTCTGCTTCTGCTGCAAAAAGGCTTATAGAACAGGGCGGTGTAACTATTGATGGCAAGAAGGTTTCTGACCCGAATATTAAGCCGAAAGAGGGGGTAATAAAAGTAGGCAGGAAGTTTATAAAATTGCTCCTTAAGAAAAAATAA
- a CDS encoding prephenate dehydrogenase, whose amino-acid sequence MKFKQITIIGVGLIGGSIGLAAKKHKLAGRIIGVTAHKDSLKKALKRKAIDGGTLDLKKSVINSDMVILATPVDKVIGALKKVLPNLKKDCIVIDVASVKGRIVRDAERIVSSKARFVGTHPMAGSEQRGVDKASSRLFSGTPCIITKTGKTDRTALRAVKDFWKKLGSKTYELSPREHDRRVSNISHLPHAVAAALSLAADESSLKFASTGFGGTTRIASGDPDLWSAILTDNSASASADIKKYSRQLEIIGKLIKAKDMPKLKIVLSEAKKKRDKFAYGK is encoded by the coding sequence ATGAAATTTAAACAAATAACAATAATAGGAGTCGGGCTGATAGGCGGTTCGATCGGCTTAGCGGCTAAGAAGCATAAATTAGCAGGGCGAATCATAGGCGTAACAGCGCACAAAGACAGCCTTAAAAAAGCGCTGAAGCGTAAAGCTATAGATGGCGGGACACTTGATTTGAAAAAATCGGTTATAAATTCCGATATGGTGATATTGGCTACACCTGTGGATAAAGTGATCGGCGCCTTAAAAAAAGTGCTGCCCAATTTAAAGAAAGATTGCATTGTTATAGATGTAGCCAGCGTCAAGGGCCGCATTGTGAGAGATGCCGAAAGAATTGTCAGCTCGAAAGCACGTTTTGTCGGAACGCATCCTATGGCAGGTTCGGAACAGCGAGGAGTGGATAAGGCGAGTAGCAGGCTGTTTAGCGGCACCCCGTGCATTATAACAAAAACAGGAAAAACCGACAGGACGGCGTTACGGGCGGTTAAGGATTTTTGGAAAAAATTAGGCTCTAAAACATATGAGTTATCTCCTAGAGAGCACGACAGAAGAGTGAGCAATATAAGCCATCTGCCGCATGCGGTTGCGGCGGCCCTTTCTTTAGCAGCCGATGAATCGTCTCTTAAGTTTGCCTCGACAGGTTTTGGAGGCACTACTCGTATTGCATCCGGCGATCCTGATCTTTGGTCTGCGATTTTGACAGATAATAGCGCCAGCGCCAGTGCCGATATAAAAAAATACTCCAGGCAATTGGAAATCATAGGCAAGCTAATCAAAGCAAAAGATATGCCTAAACTAAAAATAGTCCTATCGGAAGCCAAGAAAAAACGCGATAAATTTGCGTATGGAAAGTAA
- the aroF gene encoding 3-deoxy-7-phosphoheptulonate synthase produces the protein MIIVLRPNATEKEINHIIEKVKKLGLKPMVSKGVERTIIGVIGDEDIIRIQPLEVYPGVEKVMPILKPYKLVSRDFKGEDTVVDVGGIKVGGEKIVVMAGPCSVENETLLIKIAKDVKSAGAVILRGGAFKPRTSPYSFQGLGEEGLKFLKEAKKITGLPIVTEIMDVRDMPLVEKYADLIQIGARNMQNFNLLKEVGQSKKPVLLKRGMSATIKELLMSAEYILSEGNFNVILCERGIRTFEEHTRFTLDISAVPIIKQLSHLPVLVDPSHATGKWGLISPCSKAAIAAGADGLIIEVHPNPEEALSDGAQSLLPGKFADMMKELAKVAKAVGREL, from the coding sequence ATGATAATAGTACTAAGACCGAATGCCACAGAAAAAGAGATAAACCATATTATAGAGAAGGTAAAGAAGCTCGGCCTTAAACCTATGGTCTCAAAAGGCGTCGAGCGCACTATTATAGGTGTGATAGGTGACGAGGACATAATAAGGATACAGCCTTTAGAAGTATATCCCGGCGTTGAAAAGGTTATGCCTATATTGAAACCCTACAAGCTCGTTTCAAGGGATTTCAAGGGAGAAGACACTGTAGTAGATGTCGGTGGCATCAAAGTAGGCGGTGAAAAGATAGTTGTTATGGCCGGGCCGTGTTCCGTGGAGAACGAGACACTTCTCATAAAAATAGCAAAGGATGTGAAAAGTGCCGGAGCCGTTATTTTACGCGGAGGCGCTTTTAAGCCGCGCACCTCGCCTTATTCGTTCCAGGGACTCGGCGAAGAGGGGTTGAAATTTTTAAAAGAGGCCAAAAAGATAACGGGGCTTCCTATCGTAACTGAGATTATGGACGTAAGGGATATGCCTCTGGTTGAGAAATATGCGGATCTTATCCAGATAGGCGCCCGCAACATGCAGAATTTTAATCTTCTAAAAGAAGTAGGGCAGTCAAAGAAGCCGGTTCTTCTTAAGAGGGGCATGTCGGCCACCATTAAAGAACTTCTTATGTCGGCTGAGTATATATTGTCGGAAGGCAATTTCAATGTCATTTTATGCGAACGCGGCATAAGGACGTTTGAAGAGCATACGCGTTTTACTTTGGATATAAGCGCTGTGCCTATTATAAAACAGCTTAGCCATCTTCCTGTCTTAGTCGATCCGAGCCACGCTACGGGGAAATGGGGCTTGATTTCTCCTTGTTCAAAAGCCGCGATAGCTGCAGGGGCTGACGGTCTTATCATAGAAGTGCATCCCAATCCGGAAGAGGCATTGTCGGACGGCGCACAGTCGCTTTTACCGGGGAAATTTGCGGATATGATGAAAGAGCTCGCAAAAGTCGCAAAGGCAGTGGGCAGAGAATTATGA
- the cmk gene encoding (d)CMP kinase, whose product MESKLIVAIDGPAGSGKSTVSKEVAKKLGLIYVDTGAMYRALTLKAVRNKIDLNDPKALIDLAKKTDIRLVAGGDSRLCVKLDGEDVSGEIRTPFVTNNVKYIAGIKGVREEMVNLQRKAAMGKGAVLEGRDIGTIVFPDADIKIYLDASIDERVKRRYKELIAKDPGITIAEVKQDVAARDKSDENRSVGPLKKADDAILIDTTKMTIEEVAESILQRIRAIKR is encoded by the coding sequence ATGGAAAGTAAATTGATAGTAGCGATTGACGGGCCGGCCGGAAGCGGTAAAAGCACCGTTTCCAAGGAAGTCGCAAAAAAATTAGGCCTCATTTATGTAGACACAGGCGCTATGTACCGCGCGCTTACTCTTAAGGCTGTCAGGAATAAAATAGACCTCAACGATCCCAAAGCCCTTATAGATCTGGCGAAGAAGACGGATATACGCCTTGTGGCAGGCGGGGATTCTAGATTATGTGTTAAGCTTGACGGCGAGGATGTCTCAGGGGAGATACGCACGCCGTTTGTTACAAATAATGTCAAATATATTGCCGGCATAAAAGGTGTGCGTGAAGAGATGGTAAATCTGCAGCGGAAAGCAGCCATGGGTAAAGGCGCTGTTTTGGAAGGAAGAGACATAGGAACGATAGTATTTCCGGACGCTGATATAAAGATCTACCTTGATGCCAGTATAGACGAAAGAGTTAAGAGGCGGTATAAAGAGCTTATAGCCAAAGATCCCGGCATAACGATCGCGGAAGTGAAGCAGGACGTGGCAGCGAGGGACAAATCGGACGAGAATAGGTCCGTGGGGCCGCTCAAAAAAGCGGATGACGCTATTTTAATCGATACTACGAAGATGACCATAGAAGAAGTGGCGGAGAGTATATTGCAAAGAATCAGGGCAATTAAAAGATGA
- a CDS encoding prepilin-type N-terminal cleavage/methylation domain-containing protein, whose translation MLKIFLKFSTHKQAFTLIELLVVIAIIGVIAALLVPALGRARESARTAMCANNLRQIGLAMHMYADDNNSSLPPYAIGADYWFATFLSSYLDNQSVFKCPNYKNYISYSANRQSYGYNYHISNYDINRIRTPSQCILVSASSQIGVFDGIYIIRVAPTLLIPIARHSGGVNICFVDGHAAWYHLSAIPTTAANPICYTWWNYP comes from the coding sequence ATGTTAAAAATATTCTTAAAATTTTCTACGCACAAACAGGCTTTTACATTAATCGAGCTTCTCGTCGTCATCGCCATAATCGGCGTAATTGCGGCGTTACTTGTGCCGGCTCTTGGGAGGGCGCGGGAAAGCGCAAGAACTGCTATGTGTGCAAATAACTTACGGCAGATTGGTCTGGCTATGCATATGTACGCCGATGATAATAATTCCAGCCTGCCGCCTTATGCAATAGGCGCAGATTACTGGTTTGCCACATTTCTTAGTTCTTATCTTGACAACCAATCTGTTTTTAAATGTCCTAACTACAAAAATTATATTTCTTATTCCGCAAACCGGCAGTCTTATGGATATAACTATCACATCAGCAATTACGATATAAATCGTATCCGCACTCCGTCGCAATGTATACTAGTAAGTGCGAGTTCTCAAATTGGTGTTTTTGACGGTATCTATATCATTCGCGTTGCGCCAACGCTCCTTATCCCTATTGCCCGACATAGCGGCGGAGTAAATATATGTTTCGTTGATGGCCATGCAGCATGGTACCACCTTTCCGCTATTCCAACAACTGCAGCTAACCCTATTTGCTATACATGGTGGAATTATCCATAA
- a CDS encoding histidinol-phosphate transaminase, which yields MIKDLVRKNILELKSYEPGRPISEIKRELRKKYGLLKLLPLRKIAKLVSNENPIGPSKKAVEAMRKAATAVNRYPDPFCHDIIKALSEELNVLPENLILGNGSDEIIEFILLSFVNAGDEVVMNHPAFMLYEIATKVVGGKPVIIPLKDYKPDLNAMAAAITPKTKLVFIDNPNNPTGRSVGEMEVEAFLEKLPDNTIAVFDEAYYDFVEREDFPDTIRYIGRKNVIILRTFSKAHGLAGLRIGYGIAGEELIRYMKRTQMPFNINSLAQAAAIASLKDKEHIETCKLVITEGKQYLYKELDAMALTYVKSDTNFILIDLGEGRSGKDMFKKLIGEGVIVRDMDFYRMYSFIRVTVGTMPENKKFIKGLKKILSGKWSGIEVDLF from the coding sequence ATGATTAAAGATTTAGTCAGAAAAAATATACTAGAGTTGAAGTCGTATGAGCCCGGCCGCCCGATAAGCGAGATCAAGCGCGAACTGAGGAAAAAATACGGCCTTCTAAAGCTCCTTCCCTTGAGAAAGATCGCCAAGCTCGTCTCTAACGAAAATCCGATAGGCCCTTCGAAGAAGGCGGTGGAGGCGATGCGTAAGGCCGCGACTGCGGTCAACAGGTATCCGGACCCCTTCTGTCACGATATAATAAAGGCATTGAGCGAGGAGCTTAATGTGCTGCCCGAGAACCTTATTCTAGGCAACGGTTCGGACGAGATCATAGAATTTATTTTATTGTCTTTTGTTAATGCAGGCGACGAGGTCGTAATGAACCACCCCGCGTTTATGCTTTATGAGATTGCGACAAAAGTAGTCGGCGGTAAACCCGTAATTATACCGCTTAAGGATTATAAACCCGATTTAAATGCTATGGCAGCAGCCATTACTCCGAAGACCAAGCTTGTATTTATTGATAATCCGAACAATCCCACAGGAAGATCTGTAGGGGAGATGGAAGTAGAGGCATTTTTAGAAAAATTGCCGGACAACACCATAGCTGTATTCGACGAGGCTTATTATGACTTTGTAGAAAGAGAGGACTTTCCTGACACCATAAGGTATATAGGAAGGAAGAACGTAATCATACTAAGGACTTTCTCAAAGGCGCATGGCCTGGCCGGTTTAAGGATCGGCTATGGAATAGCGGGGGAAGAGCTGATAAGGTATATGAAGCGCACGCAGATGCCTTTCAACATCAATAGCCTGGCGCAAGCCGCGGCAATAGCAAGTCTTAAGGATAAAGAGCATATTGAGACGTGCAAGCTCGTTATAACCGAAGGCAAACAGTATTTGTACAAAGAATTAGACGCCATGGCCCTTACATATGTAAAGAGTGACACCAATTTTATCCTCATAGATCTGGGAGAAGGAAGAAGCGGTAAGGATATGTTCAAGAAGCTGATAGGTGAGGGTGTTATTGTGAGGGATATGGATTTTTACCGGATGTATAGCTTTATACGCGTTACCGTCGGCACGATGCCGGAAAATAAAAAATTTATCAAAGGCCTTAAAAAGATATTGAGCGGCAAGTGGTCCGGTATAGAAGTGGACCTTTTCTAA